ATTTAAATTTGGCCCTAAACAGGACGGTTTTTTCTACATCGGCGAAGGCCAATTGATTTTAATCGATCACGGACACATACTAACTGTGCGTCAGCGCAGCGACGGGAAACAAAAAGGCATTGAAGTTTTACGGGGCGGGGATATACTGGGGCTGTCTCAACTTTGCGATACTATACCGGACAACACCATCCTGATCATGGCCAGGGAAAGGACGGAGGGCTGTTTATTTACAAAAGAGTTCTTCCGCTCGCTATGTTTAAAAAATGGCACTTTTGCAAATTTCGTCCTGGCCAATATCTGCCGCCGCTTTTCTGACGCTGTCGCGCAAATAGAGCATCTGTCCTTAGACAACAATATGGGGAAATTGTTATTTGCCATTGAGCGCGTTCAACCGGAAATAAAACTTACGCATGAGGAATTAAGCGTATTGGCCGGCATGAATAGGGTTACCGCAACTAAAATCATGCAGATAATCAAGAAAAAATCCTTGTCATCGAATAAACCTGTTGCCCCGAAAAAAGAGTAACTTATACTGTTTCGCAAATTAAAATCATACTGTCTTTGCGGCCAATTTACCGCCCTCTTTGCCCTAAAGCCGCGCCGAACCTACGGGCTCGCCTGCGTTTTGCTCCGCGCAGGGCGGCAAATTGATTGGCAGGGCCGATAGGCAGGCGCCCTGCAAAATCACGGAAGGGATGTCGCCTTAACAAGGCCATTTTGACATGGCACGCAAAAATTTTCAGCAAAAATTTCGCGCGGGCCACTCCCAAAGACTATAGCGGCTGTGTGGTTTAGCACAGGCCATTCTGACAATTTGTAGCCAGTGCTACAAATTTTTTATATATTTAGCAAAATTTTCAGTTTATTGGCTACATAGATTTTGCCTGCGGCTACTGCCAAAAATCACCGCCTATAGGATGATTTAAGCATCAGGGCGCTGATGCGCAAACCAAATATGGGAGGGTTGATTGTTTATGGGAGACGTGAAAATCAATAACTTGCGGGACTGGTTGGGCGAAGTGGAAAAAATCGGTGAACTGGCGAGAATCAAAAAAGAAGTTGACCCGGTGCTGGAGATGAGTTCTTTGGCTTATCTGAACGGCAGGAATCCGGGACATTCCACGTTACTGTTTGAAAAACCCAAAGGCTTTAATACGGGCTCGGTCCTCTTTAACCCCATTGGCGGCAGCTACAACCGCCTGGCCCTGTCTTTCCGGGAGAAACCGGGCCGGCGGCCGCTGGAGTTGGTACAGCAAATAAAAAATAGCTTCAAAAAGGTTTTGCCCGAATATGTAACCGAAAAAGACGCCCCTGTTTTTGAAAATTGTTTGGCCGGAGACCAGATTGACTTGTTTAAATTCCCCATTCCGCAGCATTGGCCGCGCGATGGCGGCAAATACATCGGTACCGGCGACATCGTGATAACGCAAGACCCGGAAAGCGGGCGTTTTAATGTCGGCACCTACCGCCAGATGGCTATGGAAAAAGACAAGGTCGGCTTTTTTACCTCGCCGGGCAAAGGCGGCGGCTTGGATCGGGAGAAATGGTGGGCGCAAGGCAAACCCCTGCCGGTCGTCAGCGTCTACGGCGTAGATCCCTTGCTGATGGTCTTAGGGTCCACCGGTTTTGCCAACCACGAGTCGGAATTTGATTATGCGGGCGGCTTCGCGGGCGGCCCGATCAAACTGGTCAAAGGCAAAGTTACAGGCATCCCTTTCCCGGCCGAGTGCGAATTTGCCATCGAAGGCTATGTCTATCCTGATCGGACTTT
The Acidaminococcales bacterium genome window above contains:
- a CDS encoding UbiD family decarboxylase translates to MGDVKINNLRDWLGEVEKIGELARIKKEVDPVLEMSSLAYLNGRNPGHSTLLFEKPKGFNTGSVLFNPIGGSYNRLALSFREKPGRRPLELVQQIKNSFKKVLPEYVTEKDAPVFENCLAGDQIDLFKFPIPQHWPRDGGKYIGTGDIVITQDPESGRFNVGTYRQMAMEKDKVGFFTSPGKGGGLDREKWWAQGKPLPVVSVYGVDPLLMVLGSTGFANHESEFDYAGGFAGGPIKLVKGKVTGIPFPAECEFAIEGYVYPDRTLSEGPFGEFTGYYGKPGDKCPYIQIEAVYHRNNPIFTAAMMADKPGANEQSVFLGAMRSAKIWRDMEAAGVAGIKGVWSPPRSEEHT